A segment of the Capnocytophaga sp. ARDL2 genome:
ACATGTCATATTATAGTAAAGAAGTACAAATGGAATTTGCAGAAGTGCTATATAGACTATTAGATTATTCTGATAAAAATTTTTTGTTAAAGTTAAAACTAATAAATAAAAATATAAACCAAGAGTTTATAGAATCTTTTATTAAATTAGATGATATAGCTAAAAAATTTTATAAAAATAAATGGTTCGATAATATAAATTACTATAATTCATATATAATAAAAAGTAAATTAATAGCTGAAAAGTTATTAGTAATAATGAATGAAGAAAAGATAGAACCTTTAGAATATTTAAATAACAATATGAACTGTTAGTTGTTAAGCTAATTTATTTAGAAAGTATTTTTATTTGAGTTAAAAAATTGGCGGTGGCGGTTATAGCCGTTCGAGTAGTTTTCATTCAGAAAAAATCCGTTTGATGGATTTTGACGGCGATGGTTTTGTTGACGTGTTGTATTCAGACAAAGAAGAGCGATTGAAAGTGCGATTGTCAAATATTCGCCGTACCAATTTGTTGAAAAAAGTGAGCAATCCTACGGGTTCGTCGTTTATTATGGATTACGCAACGACAGGTTCTACCTATAAAATGCCGTTTAAAAAATGGGTGTTATCGTCTGTGGATATTCACGATGGATTTGTGGGCGATGGTGCCAATGTACAACGCCAACGCTTTGAATATCAGAATGGATTTAAAGACCGTAGAGAACGCAAATTTTTAGGATTTGGTGAAATCAAAACCCATCAATTGGGCGATAATGAGCAAGTGTATCGCACACAAACACAGGAGTTTGTGCTAAACCAGCTGACCGATACAGAGGCAACGGAACCGAGTATGAGCGGAAAGGTGCGAAAATACCAATACATTGGGCAATTGCCTTGGAAATCATCATTGAAAGATGCGTCTGGTCGAGTGATAAACGAGCAAATTACCGATTATCGTTTGGTGAGTTTAACAGCTAATCAACCGATGGGTAATTTCAATACTACAGAGGCTTCGACCCAAAATTTTGGAGATAAAAGTCGTATTTTGCCCTTGGTGAAAACCCTTACACAAAAGACGCATCATTTTGAGGGAATGAGTAACGATTTTATTACCCATACACAGAGTACACAATTTCAGCGATATGACCGGTATGCACAGCCGTTGCAAGTGAAATTGGTAGAGGACAATTTGGATGTGCGTATTTTGTATCACACGATAAATAATTCGTCAAAATATTTAGTATCTATTCCACGTCAACACCGCATTTTGCATAACAATCAAGTGTTGCGAAAAAGCGATACCACCATAGATGCTGTAGGAAATATTAGGAGTATTTCTCGCGATAGATTGGACGGTCAACAAGCGATTACAAATTATGAGTACAACACATTTGGATTGCTGACGAAAGTAACTTTACCGAAACAAACTGCCAATTCTCCAGAGAGTAGTCGCATGTTCTATTCATACATTTACGACCCAAAATATTATCAATTTGTAAGCCAAGTAACGGATGCTCACGGCTATATCAGCAGCAAATCGTACAGTAATTTTGGAAAAATAGAAAGCGTAACGGATACCAACGGCAACCAATTTTTCTATGATTACGATGCGATGCAACGATTGGTTTTGTTCAAAGGACCATATCACAATGAAAAAACGATTGAACATGAGTACGGTCGCACGGTGCAAAATATACCTTATGCTGTAACCAAACATTATATTACCGACAATCAACATGCACAAAATGCACCGCAACAAATCGTGCATACAGTCAGTTTTTCGGATGGATTGGGTCGCATTATTCAAACCAAAAAACAATTAGACACACCGCAGGAATGTGTAGGTGGCAATGGCTATTGGTTGGAGGTTTCGGGCAAACAATTGTACGATGCCTTGGGACGAGTAACCGCTTCGTATCTGAGTAAAGAGGAGAAAAATTGTCAAGGAGATTTTAATACTCAACTGCGATTGTACAGCGATTTGACACACAACAATCAAGAAAAAACAACCGTTGCTTACGATGCCCTCGACCGACCGCTCTTGCAGACCGTTGTAGGCTTGGATGCTGTAACTTCGTATATTTATGGCAAGGACAACGCTACCCAAACGGCAACGACCCAAGTCATATTGCCAGAAGGCAACCAAACCACGACTTATACAGACCGCCGAGGACACACTGTGCAATCGGTGCAGTACAACAGTGATACAAACGAGGCTTTAGCCACACAATTTGCTTACAATGCCTTGGGCGAATTGCTACAAGTAACCGATGCCGAAGGACATCATACAAAATATCAGTACAATAAATTGGGACAAAAAACTCAGACGATACATCCTGATAGCGGTACAACCAAGTTTGAATACAATCTCGACGGTTCGTTGCGACGCATGGCAAACGAAAAACTCAACCACAACAACCAGTGGATCAATTATTCGTACAACAAAAATCAGTTGATACAAGTACAGTATCCGTCGCATACAGTATCGTATGAATACGGAACCGCGAGTGATTTGGGCAACGGACAAAACCGAGTAGGACGTTTGAAAAAAGTAACGGATTTGACGGGTACTCGAGAGTTTTCGTACGGAAAATTGGGAGAAATCACGCAAGATTACCGAGTGTTGCAATCGCAAAACGGAGTGATGCAATTCTACACCAGGACCCAAACCGACTCGTGGGGGCGTGTGTTGGAGATGACTTACCCTGACGGAGAAAAATTATTTTACGAATACAATACAATAGGACAATTAAAAAAGATAAAGAATTCAAATAATTATGTATATTTGAGGCACGTACTTTATACGTTTTTCGGCGAAGCCAAAGAGATAGAATACGGTAACAAAGTAAAAACCCAAAACGATTTTGATACCATGCGACGTTTGCGTACGATGCGATTGCGAAGACCGAGTAACCACATTTTTTCAAATGTGCAGTACGATTATGACCGCAACCAAAACATTGTGCGACAACGAAATACGGTATCACAGCACAACAATTTGCATTTGGGAGGCGTGAGCGATAAGCAATACCAATACGACAAATACAATCGTTTGTCGAGAGCCATAGGTACATTTACAGGATTTAAGGAAGAGCAAAACTATGATTTGACAATGAGCTACAACGCGACTCATAGTATTGTAAACAAAAACCAGACACACAATGTAACGCTGAATCAAGTACCACAAAATTCGGTGCATAATTATCAAGCGGAGTATTTTTACGATGATGATACACACCCTCACGCACCGTCATTGTTGCAATACCAAGACGGAAAAAGTATTAAATTGAGTTATGATGCCAACGGTAATTTAGAGCATATACAATCAGACAAGGATTTGGTTGTTGTAGGCAATAGAGATTTTGAATGGGACGAGCAAAACCGTTTGTTGTCTGTGGTGGACAATGGCGGACAGCAGATCAGTCATTATGTATATGACCACACAGGCGAGCGAACGTTTAAGTCAGAGCAAGGACTTAGTTTGGCAAATGTATCAGGACAGCAAGCGTATGAAGTATCAGATATGACAAACTATACGCTGTATCCATCAGGCTTTGTCACGGTAAATCCGGAGCGAAATGAATATACCAAACATTATTACAACAACGGCAAGCGATTGGCAAGTCGTTTGATGACTCTACAAGGGCAGTTTGCACAAAACACCCCTCAAGCGATGAGTATGCAGGCGATGTCGGCAACGCAAAGCCCACAAAACTGTCAGCAACAGTTGGATGCGATTATGCAATACCTTGCCAACGACCCTGCGATGGCAGATTGTTTGACAGCGGTACAAAACATCAATGCAGACCCATCTTATCAAAATGCTTGTGATAAACTCTATGCCGTAAACGCATTAAACTGCTCACCCGCAGATGTGATTGATGTGGTGATTACAGACCCTGTGTACACCCCAGAGGAAATCAGTGAGTTGGATTGTATTAATGCGATATATCAATTGTTTTATTTGTCTGTATATAAAAGCAATAGTACCTATTGGTTGAATGCAGATGTAAAACGCTGTTATAGCCAAATAAAAGGTATAATCATGAAATATTTTATAACACCAGAACCACAACGAATGGATCCTTGTGAGTTTTGGGAGTATTTACAACAATTTTTACCGTGTGAACCTACGCCAACAATTCAAGAGCCAGTTCCAACACCAACGGAGCCAATCACATACGAGCCACCTGTAATGACACAACCAACGCCTGTACACGGTTTCGAACCTGTACAACCATCGTTGGACAGAGTATATTATTATCACGGAGACCACTTAGGAAGTAGCACTTATGTAACCGACGACAACGGACGACCTGTTGCGTATTATGATTATTTGCCATTTGGAGAAGTGGCGGTTGAACACAACCAAACCACAAACTTTAACAACGGTTACAAGTTTAACGGCAAAGAGCTAGACCAAGCCACGGGTATGAGTTATTACCATGCTAGGTATTACGACCCAAGAATAAGCCTGTTTGTGAGTGTGGATCCGCTGGCGGAGGAGACCTTTGAACCTTACAGCTATGTAGGGAATAATCCTATTATGTTTACTGACCCGACGGGGATGTATAGAGAGGGAGTGGAGAATGAATGTGATAGTTGTAAAAATGAGAGCGATTGGAATGCTTATAGAGATCAAGCAAAAAATACAGCTTCTATGATAGGAGAAGATTTTGATATGGTTTCAATGGGCGTAGGAGATAGAATGAAAGTAGGATATAATGAAGAAGGTCGTCAAATATATTTTTTAGATGGAGAAAAAATGGATTTGAGACAATACGACAGTAGATTACTTGTTGCAGCAAGTTTTATTAATGATGCTGCATTGATAGAAGCACCTATCATGTTACTAAAAAATAGTGGAAAGATTTTAAGTACTTTATTTAGTAAAACTAAAAATATTAAACCTAAAAGTTCTGAACTATTTTCCGATACAGTTCGTGAAAGTTTTTTAAGACATGCTTTTTCAAATAATAGACATACAGATTTGGGTATGAGTAATCAAGAAATAACCAATAAAGCAATGTCTTTGATAGAAAAAAATAGAACACTATTAAAAGAGGGAGATAACACTTTAATAGGCAAAGTAAATGGAATTGAAAAATCATTTAAAGCATATATGAAAAACGAAAAAGTAATATCTATAAATATGTACCCTGGTATATCAAATAGAAGTATAGGAACTGTAATTAATTATGGAGAAATAACATGGAAATAATAGGTAAGAATTTAGATACTATAGAAGCGTCTTATTTAAAAAATACAAACAAAACGGTTATTATAAAAAAATGTATAATTAATATAATTGATTTAGAGGGAATTTTCGATTTTAATCAAAAATTAATTATTGAAGACTGTATAATTAATGATTTTCAAATTCATTCCTGCTGGTTTATTAATGGTTTAATTTTAAAAAACAATATAGTTAATAACTATATTGATTATCAAATGGGAGGACATAATCTTAAAAAAATAGAACTAACAGGAAATATTTTTAAATCTTTTTTTAACTTTTTTGACTGTCAGTTTAAAGAAAAAATAGAGGTAACAGGAAATGTTTTTTTAGAGGGGTCTAATTTGTTAGGGAATAAAGGTGAAAGTTTTGAGAATATTTTTGAAAATGGATTTTTAATTGAAAACAATGTTGGGAAGTTAAATTTTAACATTTAATCATAAATTTGTTTGAAATATATACATTTTTCGGCGAAGCCAAAGAGATAGAATACGGTAACAAAGTAAAAACCCAAAACGATTTTGATACCATGCGACGTTTGCGTACGATGCGATTGCGAAGACCGAGTAACCACATTTTTTCAAATGTGCAGTACGATTATGACCGTAATCAAAATATTGTAAGACAACGAAATACGGTATCACAGCACAACAATTTGCATTTGGGAGGCGTGAGCGATAAGCAATACCAATACGACAAATACAATCGTTTGTCGAGAGCCATAGGTACATTTACAGGATTTAAGGAAGAGCAAAACTATGATTTGACAATGAGCTACAACGCGACTCATGGTATTGTAAACAAAAACCAGACACACAATGTAACGCTGAATCAAGTACCACAAAATTCGGTGCATAATTATCAAGCGGAGTATTTTTACGATGATGATACACACCCTCACGCACCGTCATTGTTGCAATACCAAGACGGAAAAAGTATTAAATTGAGTTATGATGCCAACGGTAATTTAGAGCATATACAATCAGACAAGGATTTGGTTGTTGTAGGCAATAGAGATTTTGAATGGGACGAGCAAAACCGTTTGTTGTCTGTGGTGGACAATGGCGGACAGCAGATCAGTCATTATGTATATGACCACACAGGCGAGCGAACGTTTAAGTCAGAGCAAGGACTTAGTTTGGCAAATGTATCAGGACAGCAAGCGTATGAAGTATCAGATATGACAAACTATACGCTGTATCCATCAGGCTTTGTCACGGTAAATCCGGAGCGAAATGAATATACCAAACATTATTACAACAACGGTAAGCGATTGGCAAGTCGTTTGATGACTCTACAAGGACAATTTGTCTCTCAAAATCAGTTGCAACCACAGGCGATGAGTATGCAGGCGATGTCGGCTACTCAAAGCCCACAAAACTGTCAGCAACAGTTGGATGCGATTATGCAATACCTTGCCAATGACCCTGCGATGACAGATTGTTTGACAGCGGTACAAAACATCAATGCAGACCCATCTTATCAAAATGCTTGTGATAAACTCTATGCCGTAAACGCATTAAACTGCTCACCCGCAGATGTTATTGATGTGGTGATTACAGACCCTGTGTACACTCCAGAGGAAATCAGTGAGTTGGATTGTATTAATGCGATATATCAATTGTTTTATTTGTCTGTATATAAAAGCAGTAGTACCTATTGGTTGAATGCAGATGTAAAACGCTGTTATAGCCAAATAAAAGGTATAATCATGAAATATTTTATAACACCAGAACCACAACGAATGGATCCTTGTGAGTTTTGGGAGTATTTACAACAATTTTTACCGTGTGAACCTACGCCAACAATTCAAGAGCCAGTTCCAACACCAACTGACCCAATCACATACGAGCCACCTGTATTGACACAACCTACGCCTGTACACGGTTTTGAACCCGTACAACCATCGTTGAACAGAGTATATTATTATCACGGAGACCACTTAAATTCAAGTACTTACGTTACAGATGATATCGGACGACCAGTAGCATATTATGACTACTTACCGTTTGGAGAGGTAGCTGTGGAGCATAATCAGACTACCAATTTCAACAATGGTTATAAATTCAACGCTAAAGAACTTGACGAAGCAACAGGTATGAGTTATTACGGAGCGAGGTATTATGATTCGAGGTTGTCGGTTTTTGTGAGTGTAGATCCGTTGGCGGAGGAGTTTAGAAACTTTTCTCCATACATATACACTTTGAATAATCCTATCCGTTTTGTAGATCCTGATGGACGTTCTCCTAAGCGTCCTAATTTATCAGGCATCACTAATGTTAGAAATGTTTTATCAGGTAAACAATGGATAAGATATGGTAGTAATGTAACGGTAATTTCAACAAGAAGTTTTTTAGGTTATGAAGTTAGTAGAAGTACTGAAACGAGGTCATCAAATAATGGAACCTATCAATGTGCTGATTATAGTAGACTTCAAGTTAAACAAGGAAATGGAGATCATACTGCTGTTGGAGCAAAAAAAAGAATAGATATGTATGTGAAAACAGGAGGAGATAAATCTAAACTTGATTTAC
Coding sequences within it:
- a CDS encoding RHS repeat-associated core domain-containing protein; translation: MGGGGYSRSSSFHSEKIRLMDFDGDGFVDVLYSDKEERLKVRLSNIRRTNLLKKVSNPTGSSFIMDYATTGSTYKMPFKKWVLSSVDIHDGFVGDGANVQRQRFEYQNGFKDRRERKFLGFGEIKTHQLGDNEQVYRTQTQEFVLNQLTDTEATEPSMSGKVRKYQYIGQLPWKSSLKDASGRVINEQITDYRLVSLTANQPMGNFNTTEASTQNFGDKSRILPLVKTLTQKTHHFEGMSNDFITHTQSTQFQRYDRYAQPLQVKLVEDNLDVRILYHTINNSSKYLVSIPRQHRILHNNQVLRKSDTTIDAVGNIRSISRDRLDGQQAITNYEYNTFGLLTKVTLPKQTANSPESSRMFYSYIYDPKYYQFVSQVTDAHGYISSKSYSNFGKIESVTDTNGNQFFYDYDAMQRLVLFKGPYHNEKTIEHEYGRTVQNIPYAVTKHYITDNQHAQNAPQQIVHTVSFSDGLGRIIQTKKQLDTPQECVGGNGYWLEVSGKQLYDALGRVTASYLSKEEKNCQGDFNTQLRLYSDLTHNNQEKTTVAYDALDRPLLQTVVGLDAVTSYIYGKDNATQTATTQVILPEGNQTTTYTDRRGHTVQSVQYNSDTNEALATQFAYNALGELLQVTDAEGHHTKYQYNKLGQKTQTIHPDSGTTKFEYNLDGSLRRMANEKLNHNNQWINYSYNKNQLIQVQYPSHTVSYEYGTASDLGNGQNRVGRLKKVTDLTGTREFSYGKLGEITQDYRVLQSQNGVMQFYTRTQTDSWGRVLEMTYPDGEKLFYEYNTIGQLKKIKNSNNYVYLRHVLYTFFGEAKEIEYGNKVKTQNDFDTMRRLRTMRLRRPSNHIFSNVQYDYDRNQNIVRQRNTVSQHNNLHLGGVSDKQYQYDKYNRLSRAIGTFTGFKEEQNYDLTMSYNATHSIVNKNQTHNVTLNQVPQNSVHNYQAEYFYDDDTHPHAPSLLQYQDGKSIKLSYDANGNLEHIQSDKDLVVVGNRDFEWDEQNRLLSVVDNGGQQISHYVYDHTGERTFKSEQGLSLANVSGQQAYEVSDMTNYTLYPSGFVTVNPERNEYTKHYYNNGKRLASRLMTLQGQFAQNTPQAMSMQAMSATQSPQNCQQQLDAIMQYLANDPAMADCLTAVQNINADPSYQNACDKLYAVNALNCSPADVIDVVITDPVYTPEEISELDCINAIYQLFYLSVYKSNSTYWLNADVKRCYSQIKGIIMKYFITPEPQRMDPCEFWEYLQQFLPCEPTPTIQEPVPTPTEPITYEPPVMTQPTPVHGFEPVQPSLDRVYYYHGDHLGSSTYVTDDNGRPVAYYDYLPFGEVAVEHNQTTNFNNGYKFNGKELDQATGMSYYHARYYDPRISLFVSVDPLAEETFEPYSYVGNNPIMFTDPTGMYREGVENECDSCKNESDWNAYRDQAKNTASMIGEDFDMVSMGVGDRMKVGYNEEGRQIYFLDGEKMDLRQYDSRLLVAASFINDAALIEAPIMLLKNSGKILSTLFSKTKNIKPKSSELFSDTVRESFLRHAFSNNRHTDLGMSNQEITNKAMSLIEKNRTLLKEGDNTLIGKVNGIEKSFKAYMKNEKVISINMYPGISNRSIGTVINYGEITWK
- a CDS encoding RHS repeat-associated core domain-containing protein, encoding MFEIYTFFGEAKEIEYGNKVKTQNDFDTMRRLRTMRLRRPSNHIFSNVQYDYDRNQNIVRQRNTVSQHNNLHLGGVSDKQYQYDKYNRLSRAIGTFTGFKEEQNYDLTMSYNATHGIVNKNQTHNVTLNQVPQNSVHNYQAEYFYDDDTHPHAPSLLQYQDGKSIKLSYDANGNLEHIQSDKDLVVVGNRDFEWDEQNRLLSVVDNGGQQISHYVYDHTGERTFKSEQGLSLANVSGQQAYEVSDMTNYTLYPSGFVTVNPERNEYTKHYYNNGKRLASRLMTLQGQFVSQNQLQPQAMSMQAMSATQSPQNCQQQLDAIMQYLANDPAMTDCLTAVQNINADPSYQNACDKLYAVNALNCSPADVIDVVITDPVYTPEEISELDCINAIYQLFYLSVYKSSSTYWLNADVKRCYSQIKGIIMKYFITPEPQRMDPCEFWEYLQQFLPCEPTPTIQEPVPTPTDPITYEPPVLTQPTPVHGFEPVQPSLNRVYYYHGDHLNSSTYVTDDIGRPVAYYDYLPFGEVAVEHNQTTNFNNGYKFNAKELDEATGMSYYGARYYDSRLSVFVSVDPLAEEFRNFSPYIYTLNNPIRFVDPDGRSPKRPNLSGITNVRNVLSGKQWIRYGSNVTVISTRSFLGYEVSRSTETRSSNNGTYQCADYSRLQVKQGNGDHTAVGAKKRIDMYVKTGGDKSKLDLQKGINLIVDNLKEGKAVMAGVMYDANKETGNANSATNHYVTIVGMGKDDNGYYFSYYDNYTGGAGKEVGTDLELNKFRLQKSSSGFYYFSDGEDGNIPYNGNKPATPGSPSKYILTEVRDNE